The DNA sequence GGTGCTGAATCGGTCCGGGCCCTGGCGGACGCGGCGGATGAGCCGGACACGGGGGAGCTCGAAGCCTTCGAGGAGCCGCTCGAGGTGCCAGATCCGAAGGTCCAGCTCGTCGAGCGCCGCATCCAGGAGGCCCGCACCGAGGATCTCAACCGCCCCGAGCGCATGGGCAAGCTGAAGGACGCGATGCTTCAGGTCTGTGAGGCGTTGGCCTACATCCACGGGCACGGGCTGATGCACCGGGACTTGAAGCCCTCGAACATCATGGTGGACGAGGACCGGCAGGTGCGGCTGATGGACTTCGGGCTGGCGAAGTTCCTCGCGGACGACGCGGGCCTGACGGCGGACGGGCGCATGGTGGGCACGTTCCGGTACATGGCCCCGGAGCAGATCCTCGGCGAGCCGCTGGACGCCCGGGCGGATCTGTACAGCCTCGGGGTCATCCTCTACGAGCTGATGACGGGTCGGACTCCTTTCGACGCGAAGACTCCGAGCGCCCTCTGGCAGCAGGTGCTAGAGGTGGAGCCGGCCCCCATCCTGGGCATCAACCTGAAAGGCGATCCTCAGCTGGCGCGCGTGGCCCACAAGCTGCTGCGCAAGGAGCCGGATGACCGGTTCCAGACGGCCGAGGAAGTGTACGAGGCATTGGCCGAGTGAGCTCCGAGAAGATGCATACGCTGACAGTGGACGCCTCGAAGGCGGGCCAACGGGTGGATCTCTTCGTGGGCGAGGCCCTGGGCCTGTCGCGGGCGAAGCTCAAGCGGCTCTTCGAGGAGGGCGCCATCAAGGTGGGCGGGCGCCCCGCGAAGAAGGGCCTGCTGGTGGCCGCTGGGCAGACCATCACCGTGAAGTGGGAGGAGGAGACGCGCGAGGCGGTGCCGGACGCGGACTTCCCGCTCGTGGTGCTGCACGAGGACGCAGCGGTGGTGGCGGTGGACAAGCCGGCGGGGCGGCCCTCGCATCCGCTGCGGCCGGGAGAGACGGGCACGGTGGCCAATGCGCTCGTGTCTCGCTACCCCGAGTGCGCGCAGGCCTCCGAGGACTCGCGCGAGGGCGGCCTGTGCCACCGGCTGGACATCGAGACCTCGGGCGTGCTGCTCGCGGCGCGGACTCGGGAGGCGTGGCACACGCTGCGCGCGGCCTTCGGCGGCCGGAGCGTGGACAAGCGCTACCTGGCGCTGGTGACGGGCCCCCTGTCCGACGA is a window from the Hyalangium minutum genome containing:
- a CDS encoding serine/threonine-protein kinase, which produces MPPKLIGPYRVMETLGSGGVGTVYRALDRRTSDPVALKLLSAGPALDTRAARRLAREYETLADLSHPNVVRVFDVGVFQGYPYLVMELIEGLTLRNYLNLRGADLLSPSGSFSTPRSRSLPDDFDSWSDEDEAASHADDDDEESGPSPFNLSAFSEEEPSEDMSLHAGAESVRALADAADEPDTGELEAFEEPLEVPDPKVQLVERRIQEARTEDLNRPERMGKLKDAMLQVCEALAYIHGHGLMHRDLKPSNIMVDEDRQVRLMDFGLAKFLADDAGLTADGRMVGTFRYMAPEQILGEPLDARADLYSLGVILYELMTGRTPFDAKTPSALWQQVLEVEPAPILGINLKGDPQLARVAHKLLRKEPDDRFQTAEEVYEALAE
- a CDS encoding RluA family pseudouridine synthase; the encoded protein is MHTLTVDASKAGQRVDLFVGEALGLSRAKLKRLFEEGAIKVGGRPAKKGLLVAAGQTITVKWEEETREAVPDADFPLVVLHEDAAVVAVDKPAGRPSHPLRPGETGTVANALVSRYPECAQASEDSREGGLCHRLDIETSGVLLAARTREAWHTLRAAFGGRSVDKRYLALVTGPLSDEGEIDLPLRHHPRHPDRVEPAVDGTEGAREAHSLFRVLARSGEYSLVEVRILTGVLHQVRAHMAGVGAPLVGDTLYGGREEPGLSRFFLHARSLGFTHPVTGKELSVESPLPPELMSVLQKHGLSLPAALN